The DNA region CTCGCCGACGATCAACGCGCGATCCCAATCTTGCATGGCGCCCGCCACAATCTCGGAAGCGCTGGCCGAGCCATGATCGATCAAGATAATTGTCGGGAACGGTTTATGATGATCGTCATCCGTCGCCAAATAATCATCATCGGCTTGTGGAATGCGGCCGCGAGTATAGACGATTTTGCGGCCGCGCTCGATGAATTTGTCGGCGACTTCCACGGCTTGATCGAGATAGCCGCCGGCATTGCTGCGCAAATCGAGAATGAGCTGCTTCAAACCTTGCGCTTCCAATTTCAGCAGGGCGTTTTCCAATTCTTCTGCCGTGGTTTTTGAGAAGCGCTTCATGCCGATATAGCCGGTTTGATCGTCGATCATAAAAACCGGCTCGACGCTATAAATCGAAATCTTGTCGCGCGTGATGGTCACGTCGAAAGTCGATTCGAAGCCGGGCCGTTGAATTGTGATTTTGACTTGTGAGCCGCGCGGGCCGCGCAATTGCTTGATGATTTCATCCTGATTGAGATTATAAGAGGACTTGCCGTCGATCTGCACAATTTGATCGCCCGCGCGCAAACCGAGGCGTTCCGAGGGCGAGCCGCCAATGGGCGCAATGACGGTCGGCCATTTTTTGATGATGAGAAATTCGATACCGATGCCGAAAAAATGGCCTTCGAATTTTTCCGTCACATCTTCGAGTTGATCTCTTGGAATGAAAACCGAATGCGGATCGAGCGTTTCCAACATGCCGGAGATGGCGCCGTCAACCAGGGCCGGCGTTTTCACCTCTTCGACGTAATACTTGCTGACCGCGTTGAGCGCTTCGCTGAAACGCATCATCTCTTGATAGATGTTGTTGCGCTCGGGCCGTTCCCACGGCAGGAAGCTCGTCGGCTCGTACAACGCCAAAGTCGAAACCGTGACCACCGCGAACGTTGCCATCCAGACTTTGTGATTTCCAAAAGACTTCATTCGGCACCTCAATGTGTGGCATGGGTGAAACGCTGACAAATCAAAAAATCGGTACGTTGAAAAGGTGAGAAGCCGTATCGCGCCTCGAGACGAACACCTGCCCTGCTTTTCTATTTATAGCGACGATGCGCCGTCTCGCAGACCGATAACGAAAATGAAAGTGCATAATAAGACGCTCACTCCCCCAAAAAGGTTTCGCCGGATTACAGTTTTAGTAAAATGGAAAAGCGGTGGGTTGCGCCCAATTCATTGGAAAAAGGCAAGTAGCCATAATCCAGTGTGTAGCGTCCGCGGTTTGCGCCAAATCCCGCCGTCAATCCGCGAT from Cytophagia bacterium CHB2 includes:
- a CDS encoding S41 family peptidase, whose product is MKSFGNHKVWMATFAVVTVSTLALYEPTSFLPWERPERNNIYQEMMRFSEALNAVSKYYVEEVKTPALVDGAISGMLETLDPHSVFIPRDQLEDVTEKFEGHFFGIGIEFLIIKKWPTVIAPIGGSPSERLGLRAGDQIVQIDGKSSYNLNQDEIIKQLRGPRGSQVKITIQRPGFESTFDVTITRDKISIYSVEPVFMIDDQTGYIGMKRFSKTTAEELENALLKLEAQGLKQLILDLRSNAGGYLDQAVEVADKFIERGRKIVYTRGRIPQADDDYLATDDDHHKPFPTIILIDHGSASASEIVAGAMQDWDRALIVGETSFGKGLVQTQIGLKDGSAIRVTTAKYYTPSGRLIQRPYENGHFGEYVEAAYDDVDPNTNADSLKNRPVYQTSSGRKVFGGGGITPDVQIKWLLPTHFTVDLIVKNVFLEYAGDFASKNRQLANNFEAFKEIWAPNERMMADFRRLLEAKNIKFDLASWNADQNLIKLLLKKEVALHLWDRERAAQG